From Dethiosulfovibrio faecalis, the proteins below share one genomic window:
- a CDS encoding TIGR01212 family radical SAM protein (This family includes YhcC from E. coli K-12, an uncharacterized radical SAM protein.): MLYRKWSADLRRRFGDRVQKISLDIGSGCPNRNGLGEGGCVFCDSSGGGNGAWMRGESLELQVRKGMKSAVEHYKAKGCILYFQSYSSTYGPLYRLKEAVERARAEASRHLPVWGLAVGTRPDLVSDEVVSYLSSLCRSDFEVWLELGVQTTDEDGLRWLRRGHDLACVEDTLNRCLGEPFSVSAHLIAGIPGERDDQLLRSARWLLDRGVTGLKFHPLYVLRDTPLEVLYMSGRFEPLSMDLYVSKVAEVLVLEGSRFVVQRLTADVWGGRLVAPSWLADKNGVMAAIDEKVRSRLGE; the protein is encoded by the coding sequence TTGCTGTATAGAAAATGGTCCGCCGATCTGAGGCGCAGGTTTGGTGACCGTGTCCAGAAAATAAGCCTGGACATCGGTTCCGGTTGCCCCAACAGGAACGGTCTAGGGGAGGGGGGCTGTGTCTTTTGCGATTCGTCCGGGGGGGGGAACGGGGCCTGGATGAGAGGAGAAAGTCTGGAACTCCAGGTTCGAAAAGGCATGAAGTCAGCCGTAGAGCACTACAAGGCTAAAGGTTGCATCCTTTACTTTCAAAGTTATTCATCCACCTACGGTCCTCTGTACAGGTTGAAGGAGGCGGTCGAAAGAGCCCGAGCCGAGGCCTCTCGTCATCTTCCGGTTTGGGGATTGGCAGTGGGAACCAGGCCAGATCTCGTCTCGGACGAGGTCGTCTCCTATCTTTCCTCTCTCTGTAGATCGGATTTCGAGGTATGGTTGGAACTGGGGGTGCAGACCACCGACGAGGACGGCCTGAGATGGTTGAGAAGAGGGCACGATCTGGCCTGTGTCGAAGATACTCTGAACAGGTGTCTAGGAGAGCCTTTTTCAGTGTCGGCACACCTGATAGCAGGTATCCCCGGTGAACGGGACGATCAGCTTCTCCGTTCGGCAAGGTGGCTTTTGGACCGTGGCGTCACCGGCCTCAAGTTTCATCCTCTCTACGTCCTGAGGGATACACCCTTGGAGGTCCTTTATATGAGCGGACGGTTCGAGCCCCTGTCGATGGATCTATACGTCTCGAAGGTCGCCGAAGTTCTGGTCCTGGAGGGCAGTCGCTTTGTGGTCCAGAGGCTTACCGCCGACGTATGGGGCGGACGTCTGGTGGCCCCCTCTTGGCTGGCCGACAAGAACGGGGTTATGGCGGCCATAGACGAGAAGGTGAGGTCGAGGCTTGGGGAATAG